The window GCTGTGGTGGTTGGCGTTATCGAATCAGTctattcatttgcattttatttctttaattgTTACACTATATCAATTCTTTCCaaatttctttccaaactTAAAAGACCACAAGGGTGCATTCTGGGAAACAAAACTCTTGCATACCCCATATTCCATTTCACTGGCTAACATGAAACGAGGAGTCTGACTGAGAACTGACGCAATCTAAAGTTTAGGCATTTTACAGTGACTGAGAAAAAGCCAAATCCCAGGTGTCCTTTAAGGGGTCAGCTTCAAATAGTGATCGCTAAACAGACATCAAGTAGAAAATCACttcatttcttatttttattgcctttATATCCGAGACTTGTCGGACAATTCACATGTAGGcacccctcctccctccctccctcccttttagCAACGCACTTAAAGCATAAAAGTTGAAAAGTGGTAGTGGGCACGATTAAAATCAAGTTGAAATTTTGGCACGATTGAGATTCTTTGCCTCATTAATCCTGTAGGCCCGGAAATGCTAAAAGCTGTGCCAACCAAACAGTCGCTACGCGCTACACAGTGTTTCTCAGGCAGCTTTAGGCCTGTCAGAGAGAGGGAGACGGGGTACTACTGATTCCTGCCCACTAAATCATTGCATGCGGCTTGTCATAATTTACTCCTGAGCTACCCCCAACCTCCACAAACGCACACCAAATGCTCAATCAATTGATATTCTTGAAATACGTTTGCCATTTTAGAATTGCTATTGTTATTTAATCCTAAAAATGGGCTGTTGAGTTATTGCTACATTTCAGTACTTTTACTGCCctattaatattaaaagtgcaattactattattttgaagaatgctgaaaataaatcaacatcaGTCTCATAGGTGTTGCTGATGCTGTTAATTGGTTTTCACAAGCAAGTAGAAAAGTCTCAAGGGAGAAAGGTGGGCTATTTTAAGATGTTGTTTACACAAATTCTTGTCATTCATTACGAGCAAACAGAAGCCAAAACAACTGTCCCCTTGGAAGAATTTCTCCTCTGAGGGATTACATGCAATCATTGCTATCCCCTGCATCATACTGTCGGGGAGATGTATTTTATGGCAACCTTTATAAATAATTTCTTTGCAATGGCCCTGCTGGAAAAGCAAGCTCTTGATTGGACATAATATACAGCAGCCATGCAGGACATATTTCATGAGTACAATTTTGATTCCATAAGTtgaaaattcatttcaaaatatcagTTCTTatcaaaagggaaaaaacatCTACTTGCctgattgttgcttttttaacactgtgttttttttgtttaaaggaTAAATAATTACCTGGCCTCTTTCCTGATCAGACATTTTATGGCATGTGACAAAGATTGTTTTTaatcctgcatgttttcttcgTACCTTTTCTTATCTTTCTTTGGACGTACCAAGCACATTCCATaggtttggaatttttttacctcaatgtatttgtttttaactccCAGCTCAACAGAAGATGGAGTCACATGTTCTGTACCGTCCTCCATCTGAGGAGAGGCTGTCCCCAGGTCAGAAGCCACCTTCTCCTTGTGTCAAAGGTAGCCAAAGGGTCGTCACCCTGGCTCAGCACATCAGTGTAagtccacacaaaaaaaaaaaaaaatcgtaacTGTTGTGCTGTGTTGACTTTAGCGTGGTACAACTTCATGTCAATACTTTTTTTACGGCAACAGGAGGTGATAACAAAAGATTACAGGCAGagtcagcagcagcatcaacaAGGTTACCATGGCTCGCCCATCCTGGACTTGACCCGTCCTCCCAGTGCCTCGCAGCCCCCGCCCACTTCCCAGGAGTCTCCCCAAGTGACCCGCTATCCCGAAGGCCTTGGGGTGGATTGTAACAGAGACCGGTAAGAGTCATTACGAAGTAGGATCACCAGCAGTTAACATGATCGACTGTTTGTGGTTGTGCAAAGAGAGCCGGCATGACTCCTCACGATTTTATTTCTGACCTctaataaatgtattaataGGCTACACGGATCATGTTTCATAGACACATGAGGCTATGTAAGGGAGACGTGTCTAGAAAAAGGTCActtatttgtgtgtgctcTGCAGGTCTCCTCTTCAGTCCAAGTCTTCTCCAATCAGTGTTTCTAATGACTGTATTGAACCGGTATCTCCTGCTGGGGGTAACTCTGAGCCGGAAATCCAGGGAGGAGTGTCCTATCCTAATGAACAAGGAGAGCAAGCGTAAGACCTAATGTTTCTTTGGATCTCTTCACAAATATTGcattaaaacaaatcattttgagtTGGCATTGCTTTTGAGTGTCTGATAAATCCCAGACTTCATGTATGGGTTTCCTCCATTTTATGAAGTGTGTTTAGTACTCATAGTTCTCCTGCTGATTCAGGTGTGTGTGCTGTTGACCGAGTTCTTTTCCCTCCCACAGAATGGCCTCCCGTTCACCACCTAACACCTCTCAGCCTCCAGCTTTCTTCAGTAAGCTGACTGAGAACACCTCCGCGATTGTGAAATCAAAGAAGCAGGAGATGATCAAGAAGATGACTGTCATAGGAAATGACAATGATTTTAGTGAGTATTACCTAAGCGTTGCCACCTTTGCACCCTGATAACAATTTCTAATTGTGCATACTTATTACACTTTCAGATGCAGGTCAGCCTGGAACTGAAATCTTCAATATGCCAGCATCCACAACAGCAGgttacttttttccccctctttgtCATCACTACACAAGTGtcgatatttttcttttatgccaTTCGGGGTGTAGCAAAAAATGAATCTGTAAATTGGGTTGACTTAAAAGATGTGAGTGCATTGAATTGAActaaattgatttttaaacatttatataatatacatttatataatatatatgatttatttttaaatacatttaaaatatactgatatatacatacatatcaatttgtctttgggagcttgatttttgaagaaaataccACATTTTCAGTCCTGACAACTTTTAATTCATAATGACAAAAACTAATTGTATCATAAACTCTTGAACTGAGCAAGTCCAGTGTTACTGAGCAGTGTTACAATTGTGAGTCAGCAACTGCTCTCATCCACTGTTTAACAGTTTCAGTGGATTAGTTTTAATCTAAACACAGGATAAATTTGTCCCTTACCTGCTCTTTAATAGGATCCGTGAGTGTCCGCAGCCACCCAGCTCCAGAGACACCTGGTAGCTCCATAGGTCTGGAGGCCATTATAAGAAAGGCCCTAATGGGAAAATACGATGACCAGCCCGAGGAACGCTCCCAAGCCAATGCTGCTAACCCATTCACGTCGGTTGCAATGAGTGGAAATGATGGACGACCTGAGGAGGCTTTCTCACAAGGTGACGAGTTTCTCCAAATGTCATAAACTGCTAATGTGGCCAGTGGTCTAAGGGTGCGTCATTAGACTAGCTTGTTTTTCCACTTGGTGCAGTCCATTTCTACTGGTAATTGATTTTGGTCTACTCCAAGaggcaaataaacaaatcggATTCAACCAAATAAGTTTACAGAACAAGACAAACATAATCAGAAGGTTGTTGCAGGAGCACATAGCATAAATAGTCTTGGATTGGTTTAATAGCAAATGTATTGCTGCAGTCTACAATCTTTTTTGGAACATCACTGACTCAGCAAATACACAATACAAAAGCTGTATTAAACACAGAAAATGCTAATCATAGTTAGTTTAATTTCATAGTTTTGTTAACAGGATTAGAGACATCTGGTATGGCTTGAAATGCTGGAACAGATTCAAGATCCTTAATTACTCTTTGTAGGTGGTGGGAAGCTCTCAAAGAGTGGTGGGCGCTCTAATGGGCGCAAGGCCAAGTCTCCAGGACCCGGTCTGTCAGGGGGTGAAAGGCCGTCCTCCGTGTCCTCAGTCCACTCAGAAGGAGACTGTAACAGAAGAACGCCACTGACCAACCGAGTCTGGGAAGACCGACCCTCCTCCACAGGTAATTCATGGTGACAAAGCACTCATTTTTTGTCTCAGGCAAAGTCTTCAATTCCTTTCAATGCAGTTTCTTGGCAGTAGGAGAGCAAATCACTGCTTCTGTCTAATTGAAGCTCTTCTACTCGAGTTTCTTGGTGCCAAAGCACTACAAGATGGtaatactttttaaatgttttaggCTGAACACAAAACAGCCAATGGGTGGGTAATGGAGGATctgttataaaaaataaagctaGGTGAATTCACAAATATCAAACAGTGAATATGTAAATCGCACGATGAGTGCCCAACTAGTCCCCCAGCAAGTCAACAACACCCATGTGCTTCTTTTCAGGTTCAACGCCAACTCCCTTCCCGTGCAACCCATTGATTATGCGTTTCCCCGGCGGGACGGTTTCAGTTCCCTCCCCTTCATCCGGGCAGCCGGTCGGCCACGTGCCCACTCAGGGACAGGGCCGCACCTGGGAGGAGGAGCCCAAGCCGCTGCTCATGTCTCAGTACGAGTCCCTGTCTGACAGCGAGTGACCCGCAATGCCAGCATACGCGCAGATGCACCTAGGCAAAATCATCCCACACCATTCCACTCTGCAGTCCACATGCCCACTCCAGGATTCTCGGAAGAACGACTCTTCAAAGCATGTTGCATCTCTTCATTGGCCTTAGCAACTCGGGCGCATTAACCTTCGCCGCACTCAAGTGCTTACACTCTCGTTGATGGATGGGATTCTTGGTTACTTCAGTTGGTTCCCAAATGTGATGGCTGCCGCTCCTGCCTTAAAGCGCAGCAGCCCAACTTGGAAGAGCCCCTCTTAACATTTCTTTAGTGTCTACACTGCTAGAGATGgcacaaaagtattttttttctttgttcctggttatttttcttctttaaacTGAGTCCAGCCTTTTGTTTGGAAAACGATTGCAGCGTTTTGATGGTGAACGTTCTATGattatactgtatgtgtgGTCCTCGATCTGCAATGAGGGATGCTTTTCGGGCGGGGAGGGATTTGAGCACAGGAGGGTCATATCATTGGTTTACAGGGTAAACATGCTGTTCGTTGCTGATGTCGTCATACATTTGCGAAAGTCCAGAGGAACGGCCGAGGCCTGCTGATGTCAGGTGTCCCATGAGACGTTCAGCCGCATGATGGCACTCAGACTAGTGACACTTTCTCGCTGTTTTTATATTAACCGAATCTGtgtttgttgaaatgttttttggatATTAAGCACTTAGTTGATGGCCTGTTCACAATGGCGCAGTGGAGAATCCGCTGACAAATGGACCCGAGAACAGCAATGGCATCCTGTGGTGGAAGGTGTCCCCGTGCTTCACCTGTTTAACTTTGTCCTCACCGCCAGTGATTTCAAATAACACAAGCGACAATCACGTGAGTGAAGGAGAAGTCGAGCTATTCCTTCACATTGACAAGGTGTACCTCAGTCCTTTGCATCGTCTTCAGCTGGCCTGCCAGGATCTCATCGTTGAGCTTTTGTGACAGTTTGACCATTGACCTTGTACTGCATAGGGGAAGACAATTTAGCTTCTCCTCTGTGCGGCTTTTGTACATTATAATATATTCTTAGTGTTAAGTGCCATTTATTTTACACGCACAGTACCGAAGTTACCAAGTGAcgcacaattttattttttttggcccCTCCCTTGCCAGGGATTCTACTGTCCATACTGGGAATTGTATTAGCAGAGAAGCAAATGAAATGTCTTAGTGCATCTGTCAGTCACACATTACACTCGCCAAGCTTCGAAACCACACATAGAAGCAATCAGTCCTGCAGTCGATGTTTTCTCCATGGTAACAACTGTGACGGTCAACTTCACTGCGCCTGCATTTAGTGGGATTCCAGAGGGAAAGGATTACAAAAGAAGTGGCATGTGTTAAGTGTCCAAGGTTGGATGCCATTATCTGCTAGTGTGGAGTTTCCTCCATCTTGTGGTTTATTTGAGCACAGCGATATCTGTGTTGACTAGTCTAGGACTacctcctctccctcctccatcCTGCCTGTTGATGGTGAAGCATGTCACGCCTGCACAATGCTCATCTCGGCCATCTTTAAGGTGGGAGtggggtgtttttttccccatgtgAAGACAAATGGAGGTCATGTAATTTTGCCACATGTTAAACAATATATCAGTCTCCACATTTTGGTCATAATGAAGTTTAAGGGTGTGACCGTAAACAGACTAAGCCATATCTAGATGTTGCTTCAACGGATGACAGACTAATCCATTGATTTTCCATTGATACTAAATTGAAGTTTAacatggttttattttgcctttgttCACAGTTTTGTCCAACCACCGTTTCTTTACGTCTCAAAATATCTGATGTAGTCCTTGGAGGGAGGGCAGGGCTGTGGGGAAATTATAACATTGTTCAAGCATTTTGTTCATAatgttttttatataattataaCCCACTGTATAATAGCAAGGATTGTATATAAAACTTAATAGATGTAAATATTTATGTGGCTTGCTTCTAGGTTGGtattagaaaagaaaaaaaaacaccgggTTAAATTCTACATGCCCACCAGCAAGCTTTGTGGATAGCAGTGTACACACGGAAACGAATAAGAAGACACTGCCTTaatgtttaaataaaaagcttATTGCCATTCATAGTCTTGGTGTCGTCATTACGTGGTGTCAAGTGGACAGTAGGTCTGCATTAAAGGTCTTCTACCACTAGGTGGCATCATGAATGCGTGTGTATTTTTCCTTGTCTCTGAAACGAGAACAGATTCTTGGACTGGTCTGGGAAAACATGTTTCAGGTGAGCAGTCAGCTTGGACGGTTGACCTGTGAAGCTGCTGAGGGCATGCTACAGaagagataaaaaaatgatcaggTTTCAGTATATGTAGTGTTGAATAACACGCAGTCATGCTTTCAATTTGTATTTACAATTAAAACATGAACTGTAGAGCATTCCTGAAGGAAACACCTTATGTTACCTgctttatgtttatttttccaaaatcacAAATGACCTCTAGTCCAAGAtatagattatttttttcaaattcagttACAATATACATctttaaattaaatcaaaatagGAACAGCTGacgtacaaaaataaaaagacaattatGAAGTGCCTCAAGTCCACATATACATCAGAAAACTATTTTACAATAACAAAATCAAGTGTTAGGAAGCACACACTTGAACTGACATGAAACCAGCAAAATACTAACAAGTTCACATCCAACCAGCTTTTCACATCGTTCTTATAACATTTCAGTCACCATCGACACCTGGCTGTTCCCTGCAAAATCTTCGCTCTCATTTCCACAGCTCAATCTGATATGAATCTGAATTCAGACTTCTAAACTACCATCTCTTTAATCACAACGTACTGTTTCCTCGGTTAATCCTAGCATGCACCACTCGTGCGGCTTTCATACACActttgaggcttttttttttttttttttttttttcaagcgacAGAACTGACAGAGTCTAAACATCAAGTGTGTACACATTTGtatagaaatgaaaaataacattagGAAATTTTATTCACTTCATGCCACATTGATTGCAAACAAACTAGATGTCAAATAGAAGTTTGACTAAATGTTTGGCTTTGCTTGATTTAGCAAGATCACAAACAGCAGGTCCAAAATTGCATGTTCATTTACTCTTAACTGCATGTGATGTGGGTTGGATCTATCTGCACATCCTACGTaacaccaaatttaaattTGGGAAAGCGCACTTGAAAACATGGTAGAGGCCAGCATTCGCTGTCAGAGTGCTGAAATAACTCTTACCCAAAAACAATGAGGCGTTTATGCAGTTTTGTCTTAGATGATGTGGCATGACACCTTTCAGTTATTtaaaccagtggtccccaaccaccgggccgcggaccggtagcggtccgtgggtcacttggcaCCGGGCCACCAAGCCGCACAggattattattctttttttttttatcggctatcaattaattcaggtcaagacgctcgtcccggtctcGTGACacgtttccccagtcgagcccgcaaagctagcagaaattagtaagaatttattttgaaatatgtcaaaaaaaaaaaaaaagaggcgtttctctcccaattacatccgtcggttcaggtcaagacgcttgTCTCAGTCACGTCAGTCGAGcacgcgaagcaagcaaaaatgtttggaaggcttcttcggaaagggaaaaaaaagcccaatgaggagacggaagaagaggctacgacttctaagaaaaagaaagctgcatttaaaagaatatttctggagtcctacttaaaatatggatttatcggcACAGGTGattgacgcgccaagcccactctgcataagtGGCCACAGGCTacctaacgaggcaatgaagccttcaaaactgcttcggcgcATGgggaccaagcatcctgcattaaacgACCACTTCGgctgtcattgtctccgatcacgcctagatgggaccggctcgtttctgagaaacaagctctgtgctcccactaattcaacataatggtgagttttatttttatgtcttttattcttgtttttatgcctgtcgtatcattttatttcatcgcatttatatatttattataaatgtatttatttatttatataaatgtattatttatataaaggccggtccgcgaaaatatttctgacacgtaaccggtccgtggcgcaaaaaaaggttggggaccactgatttaaACCATATATACAAGCTTCAGATTGGCTTTCCTCACCAGACAATGGTTTCTGGCATTTCAAAAACCTGCTGTTTTGCGCTAGCAATTCTGCACGCACAGGTTTGCACCTGCCATTCTGTGTTCACTGATCGTTTGGCAGATGCAATGGAAGGTGTGCATTGTTAGAACAGCTTCCACATTTGTTTACGACCAGTCAAGTCTGCACCAAATTTTGCATGTAAAAAccttaagaaaataaaaatgaagcgATCTATTCATACCGGTATTGACTGAGTTTTTGCATTAGGCAATGAAAAGAACTTGTCGACCTGATCTATTTTCTTAATCACCTGGTCATATCAGATCCTCTCACTTTCCATTTACCTTCAGCATTACAGCAAAAGTGATTAATAACACCTTTTCAGGTCTTTCCAAATTTGCCACTTCTTGAATCTATTCTTAATGATTCGTAATTATGCAAGGGAGTATTAGACCACACTGTTATATGGCAATAAAGTCCCACAATCAGCAACCAGTTTCTCTTAATAGACTGCCCATGCATTCATaggataaaacaaatatttgttgaAAACACTTACGAACTATTAAACTATTCAAATAAGAGTTTGCGGTCAGGTTAATTCTCTCAGATATATTTAACTGCACATAATGGTgctctgaattttttttttttactttattctAGTGGGCtgttttttccctccttttttCAGTGTGGCACTCATACTCCAGtgtataattatatataatgCATAAATAGGATGCCATGTTACAATCAGGTATAGCTATAAATATGGTGAGAAAATGGTGTGATGAAGCCATGTGCAGCTTGTGTGGCTGCTAACTTACTTTGGTCCAATCGTtcaaacacacccacacacatcgAGATGCTTTTCATATATGGAAACAAGTGCAACTTAGAAAAGCTGCACCAGCTCATGTAATTAAATCCTCAGCTCTTCGTCATGATATTTTCTCTCTGTAATCTCTTGCGTGACTCTTCTCACAAAAGTCAATTCCGCAGGAGCAAAGGGGTTATGTCAGCTCTCGTTCTCCTTAAATAGTAAGACATTATTAGCCAATGAGGTTTTCAAAAACCACACCAGTACAAAGTTGAAAGATTTCCTTTGGGTTgagatgagaaaaataaaaaaaaggttatgCCTCCAGTTATCTTGCTCTTTTAATATGTTGTACTCAAGtccttggggaaaaaaaaaaaaaaacacgttggGTGCGGGCCTACAGGTCCTCCGTGTAAATGATACAAGGACTTGAATCTTCGCAGGACTCCAGCTGCACGCTGGAGACGAACCAACGACGTGCAGCCGTGGCCTTATAGATGAGCGTGGTGCGGTAAATGTTCTTGGCGTGTTTTGGGTACACGATGGTGGTGGTCTGGTAGCTGACGGGCTTCTGCCGCGGCTCCAGGTACACTTGGGATTTGTAGCTCCTCCAGGTGCAGTTGGGCACCGCCACTACCGTCTCGCTATATGCAGTCACCGTGGGAACGGGGACACAGTAAACCCGGTTTTGGTAATACTTGTCCGAGTCGTAACGGACCGCTGATGTGCACCTACAGGAGAAGTTACACTTGAGTTCAGGATGATGACGACACATGTCatgtcatctttttatttgtacGTTGCTTACTTGACTTCTTGCTCTGGCTTTGGGTCAACTTCGATGCTCTCCCCATAGAAGACAGGATACATGCGGGGCCTGGTGTCCGTTCCTGTGTTGTTGAG is drawn from Syngnathus acus chromosome 9, fSynAcu1.2, whole genome shotgun sequence and contains these coding sequences:
- the rflna gene encoding refilin-A, with amino-acid sequence MVGHLHLQAMEESLKGKNREGLLDSPDSGLPPSPSPPFCSLSPALIEPRSGSCATPVESQQQSAWKKDVTREGKLLPYLLLNNTGTDTRPRMYPVFYGESIEVDPKPEQEVKCTSAVRYDSDKYYQNRVYCVPVPTVTAYSETVVAVPNCTWRSYKSQVYLEPRQKPVSYQTTTIVYPKHAKNIYRTTLIYKATAARRWFVSSVQLESCEDSSPCIIYTEDL